TTTGTGATTCTGGCTTCTCTAGGAATCCTATGCCAACGTGAAGCAGTGGCTACAGGAGATTGACCGCTATGCCAGTGAGAACGTCAATAAACTCCTGGTAGGCAATAAGAGCGACCTCACCACCAAGAAGGTAGTGGACAACACCACAGCCAAGGTGAGTGGGGCCTGTGTCAGGCCCCCCAGGGCAGGCTGGGGTctgctgcccctcacccctcctttcccacatttccctcttttctctttttccctcatcaGGAGTTCGCAGATTCTCTGGGCATCCCCTTCCTGGAGACAAGTGCCAAGAATGCTACCAATGTTGAGCAGGCATTCATGACCATGGCTGCTGAGATCAAGAAGCGGATGGGGCCTGGGGCAGCCTCAGGGGGTGAGCGGCCCAACCTCAAGATCGACAGCACCCCTGTGAAGCCGGCTGGTGGCGGCTGTTgctaggaggggcacctggggtgggaCAGGAGGGGGCACCTTCTCCAGATGATGCTcctggaggggacaggaggtgcCTCCCTCTCCTGGGGCATTTGAGTCTGTGGCTTTGGGGTGTCCTGggctccccatctccctctggcCCATCTGCCTGCTGCCCTGAGCCCTGGTTTTGTCAAGGTCCCCAAGGGAGGACACCCAGGACCtttggctggggtggggaggtgggcttGCTCTGCTG
This is a stretch of genomic DNA from Canis aureus isolate CA01 chromosome 21, VMU_Caureus_v.1.0, whole genome shotgun sequence. It encodes these proteins:
- the RAB1B gene encoding ras-related protein Rab-1B isoform X1: MVPAFWSRSSLGPFSDYLFKLLLIGDSGVGKSCLLLRFADDTYTESYISTIGVDFKIRTIELDGKTIKLQIWDTAGQERFRTITSSYYRGAHGIIVVYDVTDQESYANVKQWLQEIDRYASENVNKLLVGNKSDLTTKKVVDNTTAKEFADSLGIPFLETSAKNATNVEQAFMTMAAEIKKRMGPGAASGGERPNLKIDSTPVKPAGGGCC
- the RAB1B gene encoding ras-related protein Rab-1B isoform X2 — encoded protein: MNPEYDYLFKLLLIGDSGVGKSCLLLRFADDTYTESYISTIGVDFKIRTIELDGKTIKLQIWDTAGQERFRTITSSYYRGAHGIIVVYDVTDQESYANVKQWLQEIDRYASENVNKLLVGNKSDLTTKKVVDNTTAKEFADSLGIPFLETSAKNATNVEQAFMTMAAEIKKRMGPGAASGGERPNLKIDSTPVKPAGGGCC